In the Ranitomeya imitator isolate aRanImi1 chromosome 2, aRanImi1.pri, whole genome shotgun sequence genome, aaaaacgTTTAAAAAAGAATAAAGCAATACAAaaaaaaactattccaacattatgaacataaaaaaggcttctcccctatatgacgtctctgatgtttattaacagttgatttccaagtaaaatatttctcacattaagaaaatgaaaaaggcttctcctctgtgagactgctctgatgtctaacaagaagcgctttctggttaaaatatttcccacattctgaacatgaaaaatgcTTCTCATCTGTGTgggttctatggtgattaaccaaatctgatttctggctaaaacacttcccacattctgaacatgaaaaaggcttctctcctgtgtgagttatttggtgtttaacaagattccctttacggttaaaacatttcccacattctgaacaggaaaaaggcttctccccctgtGAGTACTATGGTGCCTAACCaactctgatttctggttaaaacatttcccacattctgaagaggaaaaaggcttctctgctgagtgagttatttggtgtgtaacaagattccctttacggttaaaacatttcccacattctgaacaagaaaaaggcttctcccccctgTGAGTACTATGGTGCCTACCCaactctgatttctggttaaaacatttcccacattctgaacacgaaaaaggcttctcccctgtgtgagttctctggtgactaacaagagttgatttcttcacaaaacatttcccacattctgaacaggcaaaaggcttctctcctgtgtgagttatttggtgtgtaacaagattccctttacggttaaaacatttcccacattctgaacatgaaaaaggcttctcccctgtgtgggttctatggtgattaaccaaatctgatttctggctaaaacactttccacattctgaacatgaaaaaggcttctctcctgtgtgagttatttggtgtgtaacaagattccctttacggttaaaacttttcccacattgtgaacatgaaaaaggcttctcccctgtgtgagttctctggtgaataacaagatttgatttcttcacaaaatatttcccacattctgaacaggaaaaaggcttctcccctgtgtgagttatatggtgattaaccaaatctgatttctggttaaaacatgacttctttgctttaggagcagtttgttttttaatgcctctgttGTGATTTTGATTTTctttagtagtcagtaatgaatcagaagataggacctgtttcataggatcagataacagatatttgctgtgaatggataatgatatatctggagtaatggcattcacttcagttgtatattgtaggatctcaagatcatcagatttaaaaattgaagatgtcagctgtccctctgatctcctggtacagtcatctgttaagataaaaaacaatttttttaataaaatatccttgaattttATATTGTTGaatatttctacttaaactgtccataaaaatggcaagctatgtaaaaaaacatttattttccaagacaatgacagttcacagtctaatagaaaaccttaaagggaatctgtcacccccaaaagccCCCcaaaggggcttacctacagcattctgtaatgctgtagataagcccccaatgttacctgaaagaggagaaaaagaggttagatcataCTCACCCTGGGGCGTTCCCTGCTGCGGTCCgcttccgatgggtgtctcaggtccggccgGGGCCtagcatcttcattccatgacgtcctcttctggtcttcacgccgcgactacggcacaggcgtactttgtctgtcctgttgagggcagaacaaagtagggcagaacaaagtactgcagtgcgcaggcgccaggcctctctgacctttcctggcgtctgcgcactgtagtactttgttctgccctcaacagggcagacaaagtacacctgcaccggagccacGGTGTGAAGACCagcagaggatgtcatggaatgaagataggaggtgccggccggaactgagacacccatcggacacagaccgcagcgggaccgcccctggatgagtataatctaacctctttttctcctctttcaggatatattgggggcttatctacagcattacagaatgctgtagataagcccctgatgacggtgaacttacctcaccatcgattttgggggtgacagattccctttaaaaaagggAGCAAATGCCAATAGTAAAATTTTCAATCACTTTATTAACAACAATTtagtaaaaaatacaaatacattttaaaaatgaaGATACTAATGCACAATACAACTGACCAACTGGGTAGTACACCACTATATATCATGATAATGTCTCCATAAATTACCATCCATATAGCTAAACACCACATATAAACTTTTGGCTCATATAGATACACATAGTACCTCAACCACATGGAAATATATCAGTCCCTTTGTTCAAGGCGGAAaaccccccaggaagaagcggaaCGCAAAACGCGTGTCGGGGACCCATGCTGCCTGACTAGGTCGTATACCCTTTCATACCTATGTTAATTTAGACTGATCTCCTACTTTCATCTGTGGTTGCTGCTATTAACACTATACTGGAGGTGCCTGCCCTATTTACATGAATATACATGTAATGTATCTTGAAGCAAACTTTCATGCTTATGTTAATTTAGATTGACTTTCTATTTCCATGTGTGTTTGCTACAATTAATACTATTTTGGAGGCCTTTGCCCTGTCAACTTGAATATGTGTGCAATATGACTTGTGGCAGAGCTTAAATaagcactgtgcactttatttTATTAATGGAATCAGCTTGACCATATTTAATTGCATTTCTTCTAATAGATAGTTACCCATATGCATTACAAGAATCACATATAGCTTTTTTCTTTGAAAGCCTATATATTGTAGTATTCCTTTGGGAACATGTTTATAGGAGGGTTGTAGGCTGGGATAGGCCACCTTGAACAAAGGGACTGATATATTTCCATGTGGTTGAGGTACTATGTgtatctacaacccctggcaaaagttatggaatcaccggccttggaggatgatcattcagttgtttaattttgtagaaaaaaagcagatcacagacattgcACAAAACTAACGTAATTTCAAATAGCAACA is a window encoding:
- the LOC138663204 gene encoding oocyte zinc finger protein XlCOF22-like isoform X2, with the protein product MDKEKMAEKILHLTLEILFRLTGEDYTVVKKTSSEHCQDPVSEGWGRHLSPITGPPPHPLIHEDINDQKILELTYKMIELLTGEVPVRCQDVAVYFSMEEWEYLEGHRDLYKNVIMEVPQPLTSPDLSSKRTAPERCPRPLLPQDCNQEDPNAPRDHQGEDLTHINTTETYVRGDERCKEEIPTYDYPDDCTRRSEGQLTSSIFKSDDLEILQYTTEVNAITPDISLSIHSKYLLSDPMKQVLSSDSLLTTKENQNHNRGIKKQTAPKAKKSCFNQKSDLVNHHITHTGEKPFSCSECGKYFVKKSNLVIHQRTHTGEKPFSCSQCGKSFNRKGNLVTHQITHTGEKPFSCSECGKCFSQKSDLVNHHRTHTGEKPFSCSECGKCFNRKGNLVTHQITHTGEKPFACSECGKCFVKKSTLVSHQRTHTGEKPFSCSECGKCFNQKSELGRHHSTHRGEKPFSCSECGKCFNRKGNLVTHQITHSAEKPFSSSECGKCFNQKSELVRHHSTHRGRSLFPVQNVGNVLTVKGILLNTK
- the LOC138663204 gene encoding oocyte zinc finger protein XlCOF22-like isoform X1 gives rise to the protein MDRTGEVRTLEMSVVRFIYVSLYNQDYTVVKKTSSEHCQDPVSEGWGRHLSPITGPPPHPLIHEDINDQKILELTYKMIELLTGEVPVRCQDVAVYFSMEEWEYLEGHRDLYKNVIMEVPQPLTSPDLSSKRTAPERCPRPLLPQDCNQEDPNAPRDHQGEDLTHINTTETYVRGDERCKEEIPTYDYPDDCTRRSEGQLTSSIFKSDDLEILQYTTEVNAITPDISLSIHSKYLLSDPMKQVLSSDSLLTTKENQNHNRGIKKQTAPKAKKSCFNQKSDLVNHHITHTGEKPFSCSECGKYFVKKSNLVIHQRTHTGEKPFSCSQCGKSFNRKGNLVTHQITHTGEKPFSCSECGKCFSQKSDLVNHHRTHTGEKPFSCSECGKCFNRKGNLVTHQITHTGEKPFACSECGKCFVKKSTLVSHQRTHTGEKPFSCSECGKCFNQKSELGRHHSTHRGEKPFSCSECGKCFNRKGNLVTHQITHSAEKPFSSSECGKCFNQKSELVRHHSTHRGRSLFPVQNVGNVLTVKGILLNTK